The genomic DNA GGGCCGGATCGGCGGCACGCTGCTGGGGCGGGACCTTTCCTTCACCGGGCTGAAGGTGGTGCCGGGGCACTGGACGCGTCTGGAGGCGCGGGGCCTGCGGCTGGCCGGGCTTCCCGGCGCGGCGCCCATGCTGGAAATCGCCCAGGCCGAGGGGGAGCTGGATATCCTGTCGCTGTTCCAGGGGCCGCCCGTGCTGCGGCACCTGTCGGTGTCCGGCGCGAGGCTGCGACTGGAGCGGACGCCGGACGGCACCGGCAACTGGCATTTCGGCGCGAAACCCTCGGTGGCCTCCTCAGGGGGCGCCTCCGGGGAAGTCCGGACGGCTTCCCCGGAGGCGCCCCGCGGCGCCGGCCGGCAGGCGGCCCCGGAGGCACGGGGGAACGGGCCGGAGGCCCTGCCGCCGGTCGATCCGTCCGGCCGGGCGGGCATCCCGGTGCTGCTGGACCTCGCCCTGGCCGATGGCGAGGTGGAGATCGCCACCTCCAGCGGCAACCGGCTGCATGTCCGGCTGGACCGCGTCTCCCTCGGCGCCGAGGATCTGGACCAGCCGGTGCGGCTCGGCGCCCAGGGGGCCTATAACGGCCTGCCGCTGCGCTTGCAGGCCGATCTCGCCTCCTTCCTCGCGCTGCGCGACACGGGCGAACCCTGCGCCGTCACGTTGCGCGTGAGTTCCGGGGATACCAGCCTGGGCTTCGGCGGCACCATGGTCGATCCGCTGAACCTGGACGGCGCGAAAGGGCAGCTCGTGCTGGAGGCGGCGTCGCCGGATGTCCTGCTTTCCATCGTGGGGTCGCCGCCGGCGCAGCCCGGGCAGGGCCCGGCGCTCCGCCTCGCGGGCATGCTGGAACGGTCCGGCGATCATTGGCGGCTGCGCGATGCCACGGGCAGCCTGGGCGGCGCGGCCATCACGGGCGGGCGGCTGCGGCTCGACGAAGGCGCCCGGGGCCAGCCGGACAGCCTCGCCCTCGACCTGCCCTTCGGCCGCCTGGACCTGAACCGGCTGCTCGGTGGCGCGTCCTCCGGCCGTTCGGGGGAGGCCGACCTGTCGCTGGAGGTGGACCGCTCCCCGGACATGCTGGTCTCGGCCCGGCTCAGCGCGGAACAGCTCGACTATGGCGCGCTGCGCCTCACCGGCGCGCGGCTCGCCGCCAGGCTGGAGCCGGGCCGCGTGGTGCTGGAGGATCTTTCGGGGGGCTATCTCGGCGGCAAGGTGGAGGGCGAGGGGACGGTGGAGAACCGTGCGGAGCCCGGCGGCACGGGCGGCACGGGCGGCGTCATCTCCGCCCGGCTCAACGCCAGTGGCCTGGATGTCCAGGCCCTGCGGCGGGAGCTGGGCATCGGCCAGATCGACCTCCAGGGCCGGATGGACGGGCATGTCACGCTCAGCGCCGGCGGGGAGACGCTCAACGGCGCCATGCGGGCCGCCCATGCCTCGGCCGTGGTGAGCATGGCGGGCGGCAGCATCGCGCGTGAGCTGATCGAGCTCGCCTCGCAGGACCTGCGGGGCCTCTTCCGCACCGCCCGGGGCCAGAGCGCGATTTCCTGCCTGCTGGGGGTGGTGGACCTGCGCGGCGGCGTGGCCACGGTCGCGCCCTTCCGTCTGCGGGCCGAGCACGGGACCGTCGCCGGCAATGGCCGCTTCGACCTGGGCCGCCGGCAGATGGACCTGACCTTCGGCAGCGTGGGATCGACCACCGGCGCCCTGGCGCTGGACATCCCGGTGCGGGTCAGCGGCGCCTTCGCCGCCCCCGCCATCCGCCCCGCCCGCTGGACGGCGGAAGGACGCGCCATGCTGGCCGCCGGCAACGTGCTGGGGCGCATCCCGCCGGAACTCCGGGACTTCGCCCGCCGCAGCCCCTGTCTCTCCGGCTGACCGCCGCGCCCGCCGCCTTGGGGGAGGGCACGGCTCCGCCCCGTCTCCGCTCCCGGGCCATTGCGCGGGTCCGGCACGCCGGGGCGCGGCGAAGGGCGGTTTTCCCGGGAACGTGAGCCCGCATGGGGCGGGACTCGTGGCAATCGGCCACGGCAAACCTATCTCTGGCGGTTGCCCGCCGCCGGACCGGCTGGCAAAACGGCCTCGTGTCCAGACCCGTCCGCATCGCCCCATCCCTCCTGGCCGCCGACTTCGCCCGATTGGGCGAAGAGGTCCGCGCCATCGAAGCCGCCGGCGCCGACTGGCTGCATCTCGACATCATGGACGGCCATTTCGTGCCGAACATCTCCTTCGGCCCGGCCCTGGTGCGCGCCCTGCGCAAGCACTGCACGCTGCCCTTCGACGTGCACCTGATGATCGCGCCGGCCGATCCCTACCTGGTCGCCTTCGCCGAGGCCGGGGCGCATGTCATCTCGCTGCATCCGGAGGCCGGGCCGCACCTGCACCGCTCCCTGCAGACGATCCGCAGCCTGGGCTGCAAGGCAGGGGTGGTGCTCAACCCCGCCACGCCGGTCTCGGCGCTGGAAAACGTGCTGGACCTGCTCGACCTCGTGCTGGTGATGACGGTCAATCCGGGCTTCGGCGGCCAGTCCTTCCTGACCTCGCAACTGCCGAAGATCGAGGCGCTGCGCCGCATGATCGACACCTCCGGCCGCGACATCGCGCTGGAGATCGACGGCGGCGTCACCGACCAGACCGCGCCGCTCTGCCTCGCGGCCGGCGCCGACACGCTGGTGGCCGGCACCGCCGTCTTCGGCAAGCCGGATTACGCCGCGGCCATCGCCGCGCTGCGCCCCGGGGCCACGCAGGGCGGGGGCGGCGAGACGTTGCGGAGACCGGAATGAGCGGCTGGCTGCGCGGCGCCAAGCGCACCCTGGCCGGGCTCAAGCCGCTGCGCGTGCCCGAGGCGCCGGCCCGCGCCTTCCGCGACCTCTGGCCGGGTGACGCGGCGCGCGGCCAGCGGCTGCTGAAGGGCGAGTTCGAGGTGCTCGGCACCACCGGCCTGCTGCTGCCCGCCGAGGCCGCGCGCGCCACGCCCGGCGCGCCGGAGGCGATGGGCGGCGGCAGCCCCTGCTGGCGCGCCGCGCTGCACGGCTTCGCCTGGCTGCGCGACCTGCGGGCGCTGGGCACGGACAATGCCCGGCTGCGGGCGCGGGCGCTGACCCAGGACTGGCTCTCCCGCACCGGCAACGAGGCCCTGGCCGATGCGCCGGAGGTGGTGGGGGCGCGGCTCTCCGCCTGGCT from Roseomonas gilardii includes the following:
- the rpe gene encoding ribulose-phosphate 3-epimerase; translated protein: MSRPVRIAPSLLAADFARLGEEVRAIEAAGADWLHLDIMDGHFVPNISFGPALVRALRKHCTLPFDVHLMIAPADPYLVAFAEAGAHVISLHPEAGPHLHRSLQTIRSLGCKAGVVLNPATPVSALENVLDLLDLVLVMTVNPGFGGQSFLTSQLPKIEALRRMIDTSGRDIALEIDGGVTDQTAPLCLAAGADTLVAGTAVFGKPDYAAAIAALRPGATQGGGGETLRRPE
- a CDS encoding AsmA family protein yields the protein MIRWAIRIMLSLAVLLLLALAGGWWLLPRLDLGSVAGRIGGTLLGRDLSFTGLKVVPGHWTRLEARGLRLAGLPGAAPMLEIAQAEGELDILSLFQGPPVLRHLSVSGARLRLERTPDGTGNWHFGAKPSVASSGGASGEVRTASPEAPRGAGRQAAPEARGNGPEALPPVDPSGRAGIPVLLDLALADGEVEIATSSGNRLHVRLDRVSLGAEDLDQPVRLGAQGAYNGLPLRLQADLASFLALRDTGEPCAVTLRVSSGDTSLGFGGTMVDPLNLDGAKGQLVLEAASPDVLLSIVGSPPAQPGQGPALRLAGMLERSGDHWRLRDATGSLGGAAITGGRLRLDEGARGQPDSLALDLPFGRLDLNRLLGGASSGRSGEADLSLEVDRSPDMLVSARLSAEQLDYGALRLTGARLAARLEPGRVVLEDLSGGYLGGKVEGEGTVENRAEPGGTGGTGGVISARLNASGLDVQALRRELGIGQIDLQGRMDGHVTLSAGGETLNGAMRAAHASAVVSMAGGSIARELIELASQDLRGLFRTARGQSAISCLLGVVDLRGGVATVAPFRLRAEHGTVAGNGRFDLGRRQMDLTFGSVGSTTGALALDIPVRVSGAFAAPAIRPARWTAEGRAMLAAGNVLGRIPPELRDFARRSPCLSG